The DNA sequence ATCAATAGTATCGTTAGTGTTTATATCGCCTTTATACACACGAGCTACTTTTAGTTGTGGGACTGTGAGAATGTCTGACTTTTCTTCGAAATTTCCACCAGGGTTAGTACGGTCATCTCTATTTTAATCACGATCAATGCTTGTCACAATTTTTTCTCCTAAGGTAGTAACAATTACCCTTCTGATATTAAATCATCTATTTTAGGCTATCAAGGGATTCGTACAAATCAAAATCAAGCACCACCTGTATCCTTTGTATATAAAACATAAATTCATTAAATAGAACCATTTTGTATATTTTTTTATATGAAAGTAAGCCTACGTAAATGTTGGATATACTAGTATTAAATTACTATTTTTGGTTAATAAGTAAAAAGATATTGAACAAATCCAAAATTATCCTATAATGTTTTCTAAGGAGTACTTCATAAAAACTGATAATAGTCCTAAGCAAACAAAAAGATTTCATTTGGCGATCTGGAAAATGTGAAAATAGTAAAATTACTACTCTACTTGTTAAAGACGTAAGAATAAAAGATGAGTAATATGCTCATCTATTATTTAGATATAAAACTTTTAAATTAAGAGTTTTTTAGTGATTTTGTTTACATTAGAGATATTAAGAAATGAGGAGGTTTATATGAAAGCGCTTTTAAATATTGACCGTTCTTTCTGGACAAATCGAAATACGTTACTTTTTTTTACAGGGACGTTTACTTCAAAAATGGCCAATAGTATTTTTTTAATTCTAATGCCTTGGTTAGTTTATGACTTAACCGAATCTGCATTTAGTATGGGAACCATGTTTTTATTAGAAAGCCTGCCGTTTATATTTATAGCTCCACTTGCAGGAGTTTTGGCTGACCGTTTATCGCGTAAAGTAATTTTATTTTATTGTGCTCTTCTACAATCAACATTAGTTACAGGACTAATAATTGTAAGCGCTTTAAATATTATGAGTGTTTATGTAGTCTATGTTACTGGTTTCTTATTGTCTTGTGCATTTGCATGTTTCTTAGTTGTTAATGAAACAATTATTCCACAATTGTTTAGCCGGAAAATATTAGTTAAGGTCAACTCTGTCTTTCAGTTTATTGAAACGTCAACGCTATTATTGGGTGTGGCAGTTGCGGGGTTAATGATTGGGTTTGTTGGAATAAGCGGTACTTTAATGATTAACACAGTAGCCTTTCTAATTGTTTGTATTACCTTTCCATTTTTACGGTACATTCGTGAAGAGAAAGTTAAAGTCCAATACAGCTCTATTACTCAGTTAAAAGAAGGATTTCAGTATGTTATCAAACATCCAGCTATAGGTCCAGTGGCGTTACTAACTTTAGTTGTAAATATAGGAAATGCTTGCCTTATCGCACTTCTCATCTTCTTTGCTCGTGACCAGTTAAATTTATCCTCAACTGAAGTGGGCTGGGTCTATGCAATAGGAGCAATTGCCCAATTTTTAGCGATTTTCATAGTGAATCTAATACACAATAAAGCTTCTTCTATAAAACTAATGCTTTGTTGCCAGTTTTTAAGTGCGCTAGGAATTGTATATATCTCTTTTAGCTTTGGGATAGTAGGTTTGATGATAGGTTTAGCCATCCAAAATTGTTTTACAATTATGTACAATATTTTAAATCGCACGTTACGCCAACAAGTGGTTTCAGAAGATATATTAGGGAGAGTTAATGGAATCATCATTATGATGGGACGAGCTTCTTTTCCTCTATCTGGTTTTATGGGAGGATTACTTGCTGAGTTTTTCAATGTTCGAAGCATCTTTTTGGTTGTAGGAATTGGTACATTTATAATAGTGGCTTTGTTTTGGTTTTCGTCCTTTCGACATTTTGATGAAAAGACGTATTCTACTACCGAACAAGCTGTTAATTCGTAAACTCTTGAAAGGAGGTGAATGAAGTGAATGTGAAATTATTACCGTTAAATGGAAGTGATCATGATTTAGTACACAAAATTTATACAGATGAAGGAATCAACGATAGTGCTGTGCTTGGATACTGGCAACCAATAAGTCATGAAAACATCAAACAAAGAATCGATAGCTGGCTCAGTGGAGATAAACAGAAGCACTTTAAGATTGTCTCAGAAGGGAATGAAGTTGGGCTAGCTCAAATCTATGGAATTAGTCTTGTAAATAGGAAATGTACACTAGGTATTTTAATTTCAGACGAGTATCAAGGTAAGGGAATTGGGAGGAAGACGTTGGAAGCACTACTTGATATAAGTTTTCTTCAATTAAATCTAGATAAAGTGGAAGTTTCTATACTCAGTTATAACGATAAATCAATCAAGTTATTTGAACATTTTCACTTTATACATGAGGGTACATTACGCCAATCTGTATTTAAAAAAGGACAATACCATAATGTTTGTATGTATGGATTATTAAAAGAAGAATATATTACGCTTTAAAAAAAGATGAAGAGGTGAAGGAATCTATGAAAGTATTACTTGTCTCCACATTCGAAGGTGGGTATCAACCTATCTCTTTAGCGACTGCTCATAGTGCATTAAAGAAACATGAAATTGAAACTGTGATATTAGATACGTTTGTTGAAGGAATTAATGAAATTAAATTAAAGGATGCAGACATTGTTGCTATATCGTTGCCGCTTTTTGACTCTGTTCAGCCCGGCTTAGAATTATCTAAACTAGTAAAAGAACTAAATCCTGACGCACATATTACGTTTTTTGGGCAACATTCGACTATCCACTCTAAGCGATTGGTAGGAAGGTATGGAGATACTTGTATTGTTGGAGAATGGGAAAAGCCAATTGTAGAAATTGCGGAAAGTTTACAAAAGGATCACTATGATCTTTCTACCATTCCGGGAGTAGTTACTGAAATGCATGTACAAACAAATAATATTCCCCATCCTTTAATGTCGCGTGACCATTTCAATGTTCCAGCACGCGAAAATCTTCCACCTCTAGACAAATACCCACAAAAACAAATTGAAAAATTAATAGGATCTCCTCAAGTAGTAGGATCTACTGAAATTGCTAGAGGTTGTCATCATAAGTGTAGTTATTGCTCCGTGTTTGCTGCCTATGATGGAAAAGTTATTTTAGTACCGGAAGATGTTATTTTCCAGGATGTGAAAAACTTGGTAGACATGGGAATGACACACCTTACGTTTATTGATGCTGATTTCTTTAATGCCAAAAAGCATGGTGTTAACATGATTCGTAAATTACATGAGACTTTTCCATTTCTTACGTATGATTTTACGACTAGAGTAGACCATATTTTAGAAAACCAAGAAGTTATTAAAGAAATGAGTGAAATGGGTGTTAAATTTATAACGTCTGCTCTTGAATTTCCTTTACAAAAAGTACTCGACCAAGTAGTTAAAGCATTTAAGGTAGAAGAGATAGATAAAGCTATTTCCTTTATTAAAACAACTGGAATTCAGCTAAACCCTACATTTATTATGTACAACCCATGGATTGATTTGGAAGACTTCGTTGCTTTTGATGAATTTGTTCAACGAAATGAATTGGAGAACATCATTGATCCGATTCAGTATGAGACAAGATTATATTTATACAAGGGCTCACCTTTATTAAATAATCCTACTATTCAGGAGTTAGACCTAGAAGAACATGAATTCCATTTCGAATGGAAACATCGTGACCCTAGAGTAGATGAATTGTTTTTGGACAACTTGACACCTGCGGAAGAAGGGATTTTCAAACGTTGCTGCTTAAAGTGTTAAAATCAAACGGTTAAAATAATACTAAATACTAGGAGGATATATATCATGATTGCATTATTACCAGATTTATATGAATTAATTGAGGAGTTTAACGAAAAAACAGTAGAAAAAGATGTGTTATCGCAAAAAGACAAAGCATTAGTACAGCTTACTCTTGTTTTAGCTCAAGAGAATTCTGAAGATATCAAAAATTCTGTCATATTTTGTAAGCAAAGTGGGTTAAGTAATGAAGAGATTGGACATGCATGTGCACTTGTATTAGGTCACAGATATGAAAAAATGAGAAATCTTCTTCAGACAAATACTTCTAGACCTGTTGAGAAGAAATCGACACAAACATCTTGTTGTCAATAGGGGTGAGACAAATGGGGGAATGTAGAAAAAAAGAAGCGATTGTTGTTATTGGAACAAGAGAAAAAAATCACGAACTCCAAATCGTCAAAACTCTAGGTTTACCAATTATTCTATTGAATACGACTGTAGATCTTGAAGATGCACTAGAAGTTGAGTATCCAATTGAAATAAACCTAAATGATGAGGAAAGTGTGATTCAAAAACTGGAGGAACTATCTACTTTTTATGAACTGAAGTTGATTTTTACTTTGAATGAATACCGGATAATTACTGCTGCGAAGATTAGCCAAGAATTAAATGTTCCATTTAATTTATCCTATCAGGCAGCAGTAAATTGTCGGCAGAAAAAAAATACAAGGAAAATATTAAATGAATTTGGGATTGGAAATGTAAAAATGAATCTAGTTCAAGAAGTGGGCCAGTTGCCTGATGTGTTGGAAAGTATTGTTTTTCCGGTGATAGTAAAACCTTCGAACGAGGCAGGGAGTCATCTTGTTCAAAAATGTCACACAGAAGAAGAACTTTATGAAGCTGTAAGAAAAATTAAGGAGCGTTCCACTAATTGGGTAGGTCAACAACTTGATGATGATATTTTAATCGAAGAATTTATTGTTGGTCCAGAATTTAGTGTAGAGTCATGTACCATTAATGGAGAAACACGTATCATTGCAATTACTGAAAAAATAGTAACGGATGATAACTTCTTTGTTGAAGTTGGACACGTAGTGCCAGCTCGCTTAGCAACAGAAGATGAATTACAAATAAGAAATATGATTCCTCTTGTATTACAAGCACTTGGCGTTACAGATGGTATTACACATACTGAAGTAAAAGTAACAACGGAAGGTCCTAAGGTTATTGAGGTTAATGCAAGACCAGGAGGAGACAGAATCCCTAATCTTGTACGTGCAGTAACCGGTTATGATTTATTTGAATTGGCTTTTCATATCTCCTGCGGCGGGTCTATCGATCATTTGCCTCGTCATGATATAGTAGCTCATTCAGCTGGTATTCAATTTATATTAGCTGAAAAGGAAGGACGTTTCCGTGTAAGTAAAGCGACTTTAGAAAGTTCAGAAGTAGAAGAATACCACCTTCAAGTAGATCCAGATGAGGAAGTATTTACTACGGATAGTAATTACAATCGGTTAGGTTACTTTATTTGCTATGGGGATGAACGTGAACACGCGGTTCAACGTTTAAAAAATGTTTATGAACAAAGCAATATCATGGTGTTTTAGGCATCCAAAAATATCTCCATTACTAGTTATTTAGAAAGGAGTTAGTCTATGTATATTAAAGAAAGGCGACATAAAATGTCAGATTTAGTACTAAAGATGGCTTCTAAAAGTGGGAGTGATTTAACATTTAATCATTCGAGTGACTATTTAATGCAATTGGACCAACCTGTGGAGTATGCTGCCAATGATAAAGTATATATAGTTGGTTCTCCGAATAATGAATCGATTAGTCGGGTTACCAATACAGTTAAAGAGTCTGGTGAAGTATGGATACTACAAGAGTATGTTTCAAATTTAGAAAGTGAAGAAAGCTCAACTCAAAAATGTCATATTACGTACGGTGTTTATGATAATTTACTGTTACATTATGAAAACGTACAAAAAATGTTACGAGAAAGACCACTAACGGACATGGAAAGTTATCACATGTTTCAAGAAAATATTAAACAGTACGAAGAAGAAAAATTACAACATTGGAATGAATACTTTGATCATATTATTCTTCATTATACTTTGAATCAAATTGATAAGTATCAATATGATCAAGTATTAGAGCAATGTTTTAAAATGTTAAAAAAACATGGGAAGCTTGTAGTCAACCTTTTACTAGCTGATGAAGATTCGGATGGAATAAAAGTCAATAAAGCTAGTGAGGAGTTACGTACATTCCCTCTAGAAAAGGAAATAATGAATTATTTAATAAAGCAAGGGTTTCATGGAATGAAATTAGATAGAAAAGGAAGTTATCCTTATTTAGTTGTAGGTGGGGTAGAACTATGGCCGTTCACGGTTGAAGCTTCAAAAGGGAAGCAGGGGATTTGTTTAGAACAAGGACATGCTGTCATATACAAAGGTCCATTTTCAGAGGTGAAAGATGATGATGGACATGTATATTTGAGAGGAGAACGTATGGCTGTTTGTGCAAAAACATATGATTTATTGCGTAAAAGTCCGTACACAAATTCATTTATTTATTTGGCTTGTTATGAGGATATTCCAATAGAAGAAGCACCATTATTTGATTGTAATACACCGTTAATACGACACCCTCATGTTACTAAAGGTAAAGAATCAATATTGAAAAAAGGACAAGAAGCAGAGTGCTCTACTACTACAAGTGATTGTTGTTAATAGAATTAACATTATCAATATAAAATAACTTAAAGGGAGAGTTGAATATGAATGTAGAAGGAACTCAAGAATGTTGTATAAGTGAGCCGGTAAAACAAGAAACGAAGAAGGCTAATCCAATTATTAACGATTTTTATAGTGCTGTTGCAAGAGGTGAGGGACCATATTCAAATGATATAAATAGATTTTCTCCATCAGGACCTACAGAAAAAATTATGGAATGGCTAAAAAAATATAATGTTCAAAGAGTGTTGGATATTGGTTGTGGAATGGGTACTACGTTATTACAAGCAGTTCAAGTCCATCAAGAAGGAAAACAATTTTATGGAGTCGACTTCAGCGATGATATGTTGAAAAAAGCTAAAGAAAGCAAACAAAACCTACCAGAAGATTTGATAGCAAAAGTTGGCTTTTTTAAAGGACAAGCTGAACAACTTCCTTTTATGGATGAGCAATTTGACTTTATTTATAGTGAATGTGTGTTCAACTTAGTATCTAATAAAGAGCAAGCGGTCCATGAAGTTAGTCGACTTTTAGCACCTGGAGGAATCTTTGTTTATACCGATTTTATTTCTTATGAACAAGTACCTTCTTATATAAGTAGTGATGAGAAGTTAGTGTGTGGTTGTCGTACTGGTAGTACAACATTGAATGAGAACATAAAAACATTAGAATTGAATCATTTAAATCAAATCGAAACATTTGATTTTACAGAAGATAATAACAAACGTTTTCAAGAGCTAATGGAAAAAAGTAAAACGATACGTGATGAGTATCATGAATTGCAAGAACAGAACCAAGCTGCTGTTTCATTTTTAAATGAAAAGATGGGTTACTATTGCATCAAAGCTATTAAACAAGGCGAGGTGTAATCTATGAAAAGTACTAAAGCTATCTCTATTGGGACAAAGGTTAATACTAACAGAGATGGAACAGTATTTGGTCCGAAGAAGCTAACAGGAACCCTAGATTCTATGAGAAGTGGTGTAATAATGGGGCTGCTAACGGCTTTAGGAATTACCACCCTTTTCATAGCTACTGGATTGTTGGAATCAGATTCAGTATTAACATTTATAGGCCTGACCAT is a window from the Bacillus alkalicellulosilyticus genome containing:
- a CDS encoding carboxymuconolactone decarboxylase family protein, producing MIALLPDLYELIEEFNEKTVEKDVLSQKDKALVQLTLVLAQENSEDIKNSVIFCKQSGLSNEEIGHACALVLGHRYEKMRNLLQTNTSRPVEKKSTQTSCCQ
- a CDS encoding GNAT family N-acetyltransferase, with the translated sequence MNVKLLPLNGSDHDLVHKIYTDEGINDSAVLGYWQPISHENIKQRIDSWLSGDKQKHFKIVSEGNEVGLAQIYGISLVNRKCTLGILISDEYQGKGIGRKTLEALLDISFLQLNLDKVEVSILSYNDKSIKLFEHFHFIHEGTLRQSVFKKGQYHNVCMYGLLKEEYITL
- the arsM gene encoding putative arsinothricin biosynthesis methyltransferase ArsM produces the protein MNVEGTQECCISEPVKQETKKANPIINDFYSAVARGEGPYSNDINRFSPSGPTEKIMEWLKKYNVQRVLDIGCGMGTTLLQAVQVHQEGKQFYGVDFSDDMLKKAKESKQNLPEDLIAKVGFFKGQAEQLPFMDEQFDFIYSECVFNLVSNKEQAVHEVSRLLAPGGIFVYTDFISYEQVPSYISSDEKLVCGCRTGSTTLNENIKTLELNHLNQIETFDFTEDNNKRFQELMEKSKTIRDEYHELQEQNQAAVSFLNEKMGYYCIKAIKQGEV
- a CDS encoding MFS transporter; the encoded protein is MKALLNIDRSFWTNRNTLLFFTGTFTSKMANSIFLILMPWLVYDLTESAFSMGTMFLLESLPFIFIAPLAGVLADRLSRKVILFYCALLQSTLVTGLIIVSALNIMSVYVVYVTGFLLSCAFACFLVVNETIIPQLFSRKILVKVNSVFQFIETSTLLLGVAVAGLMIGFVGISGTLMINTVAFLIVCITFPFLRYIREEKVKVQYSSITQLKEGFQYVIKHPAIGPVALLTLVVNIGNACLIALLIFFARDQLNLSSTEVGWVYAIGAIAQFLAIFIVNLIHNKASSIKLMLCCQFLSALGIVYISFSFGIVGLMIGLAIQNCFTIMYNILNRTLRQQVVSEDILGRVNGIIIMMGRASFPLSGFMGGLLAEFFNVRSIFLVVGIGTFIIVALFWFSSFRHFDEKTYSTTEQAVNS
- the arsL gene encoding arsinothricin biosynthesis radical SAM protein ArsL, which translates into the protein MKVLLVSTFEGGYQPISLATAHSALKKHEIETVILDTFVEGINEIKLKDADIVAISLPLFDSVQPGLELSKLVKELNPDAHITFFGQHSTIHSKRLVGRYGDTCIVGEWEKPIVEIAESLQKDHYDLSTIPGVVTEMHVQTNNIPHPLMSRDHFNVPARENLPPLDKYPQKQIEKLIGSPQVVGSTEIARGCHHKCSYCSVFAAYDGKVILVPEDVIFQDVKNLVDMGMTHLTFIDADFFNAKKHGVNMIRKLHETFPFLTYDFTTRVDHILENQEVIKEMSEMGVKFITSALEFPLQKVLDQVVKAFKVEEIDKAISFIKTTGIQLNPTFIMYNPWIDLEDFVAFDEFVQRNELENIIDPIQYETRLYLYKGSPLLNNPTIQELDLEEHEFHFEWKHRDPRVDELFLDNLTPAEEGIFKRCCLKC
- a CDS encoding ATP-grasp domain-containing protein: MGECRKKEAIVVIGTREKNHELQIVKTLGLPIILLNTTVDLEDALEVEYPIEINLNDEESVIQKLEELSTFYELKLIFTLNEYRIITAAKISQELNVPFNLSYQAAVNCRQKKNTRKILNEFGIGNVKMNLVQEVGQLPDVLESIVFPVIVKPSNEAGSHLVQKCHTEEELYEAVRKIKERSTNWVGQQLDDDILIEEFIVGPEFSVESCTINGETRIIAITEKIVTDDNFFVEVGHVVPARLATEDELQIRNMIPLVLQALGVTDGITHTEVKVTTEGPKVIEVNARPGGDRIPNLVRAVTGYDLFELAFHISCGGSIDHLPRHDIVAHSAGIQFILAEKEGRFRVSKATLESSEVEEYHLQVDPDEEVFTTDSNYNRLGYFICYGDEREHAVQRLKNVYEQSNIMVF